Genomic segment of Paenibacillaceae bacterium GAS479:
GATATCGTCCAGCACCGCCCGCAAAGCCGGCATATTGCCATGAATGTCGGATATGACTGCGATCCGAACCATTGAATCCCTCCTTGCAAGCGGATACTATCACATATATGAACAAAAGGTTGAGCTAAGTTCTTTTTTTAAGCCTCTCTGATCCTTGCGAATTTCCCCAAACCGGTCCAAGCTTTTAGCCGCCTCTGAGCACTTTAACGTCAGCGGACAAGATTCTCTCCCCTTCGTACATCAAAAACCTGCCCTCCTGCCATTCGATACGCAAAAGTTTACGGTCATCGGATTGGAATTGCCAGACATGGAGCTCTCCGGACGGCCCATGAGGGGATCTTCCTTGTGACGAAACAGGGCTCGAGTACTGCTCCTCGAGATAATAATTTGTGCCGTCCAGCTCCATGGTGGAAGGGACTTCCTCGATGGAGTCTAATCGACCGTCAATCGGCGTATAAAGTGTGTACTCTGTTTGCTCGCGATCCTCAATATGAAGATAACGGAGCTCCGCTCCATCCTGGAGCGTCAGAAATGTTTCTTTACGCCGGAAATTCCGCGTATGTCCAATAACCTCGTAAGTAATAAGAGAAACTTCACATATATCGCCAGGTCCTACTGTCAAAATACTCTTCTCTTGCTTGGGCGGCTCAGGCTTGCGAACCAAATTGGCCATCCTTTTGAATAAGCTCATTTCTCTTCCCCCTTGCTCCAAAAGTTGAAAAAAACATAGGTAGAAGGGGCAGCCGCAGCCTAGCTGCGAGCCTGCCCCTGGAATTTATTACTTTTCGTATTGCTTCAGCAGGGAGGCCAGTTCGTCTTCGACGGCTTTATCGCGGCCAAGAGCCTCGAATTCCTCATCCAGTGACTTCCCTTTGTCATTCATTACATTGCTGGCTTCTGCCTGGGATTCCAAGCCGAGCACTTTATCTTCCATGCGCTTAAGGCCTGCCATCGCAGTGTCAGAGCCGAAGCCGTTCATCGACTTATTGATCTGGACCTGAGCTTTCGCGGCATTGGCACGAGCTACAAGCGTCTCACGCTTGTTTTTCAGATCGGTGAGCTGCTTCTGCATTTGCGCCAGCTTATCACGCAGATTGTCCGCAGATGCCTTGTTCGTGTCATAGGCAACACGGTACTCGTCGCGTTTCGACTCAGCAGCTTTCTTCTCCTCCAGCGCTCTGCGAGCAAGGTCTACATTGCCGGCTTCCGCTGCACCATGCGCCTGTTGGAGACGTTTTTCCACAAGAGCTTCCTGCTCTTCGTAAAGCTTCTTAAATTTCTTCTCAAGGGCGATCTGGGCGGCAACCGCCTTCTCCGCGTCCTCCAAGTCACTTGCCATATCTCGAATATATTGATCCGTCATCTTCACTGGATCTTCTGCCTTGTCGATCAAGGCGTACACATTGGACAGGGTCAGGTCGCGCAGGCGTTTGAACAAAGACATTTAAAATTCCTCCTCGAAATTTTCCAATTTAGTTTAGTTGTAAATAACTATACACTAATGTTTTGACTCTTTCCCCTTATACGCTGACAACGCAGGGAAGTTTCTACATTTTCAGACTCCTTCACAAAGATGGGAATTAGGGTTGGTTCGGATGATCCCAGGGTATACATAGAATAATAGAAACATGTTGCGAACGGAGGTCATGGGGTTGAAAATCGGAAGGTTCTATCAGGCTTGCATTAGTATCATTCTTGTGCTGGTCATTCTTTATTTGCTCTCTAGGCTGGAGTTTCTGTACCGACCCGTACTGCTTGCTTTTAACATCTTGCTTCTTCCCTTTGTTGTGTCATTTTTTTTCTATTACCTGTTACGACCGTTAGTTACGCAGCTACATAAGTGGAAATTACCCAAATGGCTTGCCGTGCTTGTGCTGTTCATCGCCATGTTCACACTCGTGGCCCTGCTTGTTGTGCTAGTGTGGCCTACTCTGCAGTCGCAGACAGAGGGCTTTATCGAGAATTTACCCGTTCTGGCAAAAGGAGTGCAGGACCAAATCGACTATTTGCAAACGCAAAGTTTTGGCGGCTTTAGCCTGAAAGAAATCGACCTAACCTCGAAGGTGTCGGAATACCTTGAGCAAGCGATCAACTATGCTTCCGTTTACTTGCAGAACGCCGTCTCTATCGTTACTACCGTGAGTCTGGTCGTAGGTACAGTCCCCGTCTTGCTGTATTATATGCTCAAGGAAGACCGCAAAGGATATACATCCTTCGTGCGGTTCTCACCAGCAAAGTACCGCGCTGATGCCATCGAGATCTTCAATCATATTGATAAAATGCTGAGCGAATTCGTCATTGGGCGCGTTGTATGCTGTCTGGCACTTGGCGCATTCGCCTATATCGGCTTTCTGCTTGTGGATTTGCCTTACTCGCTGCTGCTCGCGATCTTTGTCGGAGTGCTGAATATGATCCCGTATATCGGATCTATTATTGGATCCATTCCATGTATCTTGATTGCCTTTACGGATTCTTTCACCACCGCGATCTGGGTGCTGGTCATTATTTTGCTGGCGCAACAGTTGGAGGGTAATCTCATTTCACCTTATGTTTATGGTAGAACAATGGACATCCATCCGCTTACAACGATAGTTGTTGTGCTCATCGCTGGAGCGATCAGCGGCATAGTCGGCATTATGATCTCGATTCCGGTATACATGATCTGCAAAATCATCATTTTGCAGATTGCTGAGCACTTTGAGCGAAAATCACAGCCGGACGGCAACGTTATATGATTGTGTCAGTCCGCAGCTTCAGTGGATAGCATCAGTGTGAAGTGTCAGCCCGCAGCTTCAGTGGAGGACAGCTCTCAACAAGAGCTGTCCCAGACCAATTCCGCCGTGTCCATGGGGGATTCCCGATAGGCAATATCGATGCCCCTATCCTCGATAAGACTCATCGGCACTCTCTTGAATCGTAGCGTTGTATCAACAGGACCTTGAAGCGCCTTTTCCGATAGGAGGAGGCGCTGCTTCGTCTGCCAGGATGCTCTGAGCTTCCGGCCGGAAGGCATCAGTCCTTCCGTACCAGGGAAGCCTTCACGATACCAAGGATGCTCGTTCTCTCCAACCGCTCCGGGCTCATTCAGACACACATACAAGGATAAGCTGTCGAGCAGTTGCAGCAACTTTAGATCCCGATCGAGCTCCTGCTGCTCCGTCCGCAAATTCATCTTTAACCGATGCTGCCGTATCTCCTCGCGACGCAGGAACTCCTCACAAGCCTCGCCTTCCATATGGACAAAAAAAGCACTGTAAAACAGGCTGCAAAGCAGTCCCGCATACGGACTTACGGCCTCAACTTCATCAATGCCCCGCTTGTAAAAAGCGATCTTTGGCAGAAGTGGATAATCCTCGAACGTGAACGGCATTCCGGTCGCATCATTCCATATCGGGGTCTCATCCAAGCTGATCCAGCCGCGATCATGCTGGCTTGCCGCATAAATGATTTCGGCCCGGCGCGCCCCCTCTGGCAGCAGCTCCGGCGCCAGCGAGCGGGCCAACTGCTCCGAGAGAGCCGCATGGTCATGCTGATGAATTAAAATGAATGCCTGCTCTGTTTTGCGCACGATCATGAGCTCTC
This window contains:
- a CDS encoding phage shock protein A (PspA) family protein, with product MSLFKRLRDLTLSNVYALIDKAEDPVKMTDQYIRDMASDLEDAEKAVAAQIALEKKFKKLYEEQEALVEKRLQQAHGAAEAGNVDLARRALEEKKAAESKRDEYRVAYDTNKASADNLRDKLAQMQKQLTDLKNKRETLVARANAAKAQVQINKSMNGFGSDTAMAGLKRMEDKVLGLESQAEASNVMNDKGKSLDEEFEALGRDKAVEDELASLLKQYEK
- a CDS encoding Predicted PurR-regulated permease PerM; this translates as MKIGRFYQACISIILVLVILYLLSRLEFLYRPVLLAFNILLLPFVVSFFFYYLLRPLVTQLHKWKLPKWLAVLVLFIAMFTLVALLVVLVWPTLQSQTEGFIENLPVLAKGVQDQIDYLQTQSFGGFSLKEIDLTSKVSEYLEQAINYASVYLQNAVSIVTTVSLVVGTVPVLLYYMLKEDRKGYTSFVRFSPAKYRADAIEIFNHIDKMLSEFVIGRVVCCLALGAFAYIGFLLVDLPYSLLLAIFVGVLNMIPYIGSIIGSIPCILIAFTDSFTTAIWVLVIILLAQQLEGNLISPYVYGRTMDIHPLTTIVVVLIAGAISGIVGIMISIPVYMICKIIILQIAEHFERKSQPDGNVI